Part of the Nicotiana sylvestris chromosome 2, ASM39365v2, whole genome shotgun sequence genome, CAAATCCGATTAAACAAAAATCTAATTTTTTTACAACCCAGATTCAACTAAGAAGAAATTCGAATTCCTTGAACCATAACATTTAAACAGATTTTTAGCGGCTCTTATCTCACTCGCATATAGAtcctaaaaatgagaaagggagaCGAGACGGACCTTAATAGCCTTTAACAATCCGTAGACCAATAGATCAAACAAACGACGGGCTACGACGATGAGGCGGGACTGAAGGTGAATGATGACTGTGACGGGGTAGCCATGGCTTGGGTTGTCGTGGGCTGCTGGGCTGTCATGGTGGACTTTCAGCCATGAACGATGGGGCAGAAGCTGGACGAGGCATCTCGAGGGCTTGAAGTTGAACAACGAAGCAGCAGCAGCTGGAGGTAAAGAAGAAAACTGAAGCAAtagcagctgcgtgagcagcagtagcagctgcgtgaAAACAGTGATGGCGATGAGCATCAtgacgaggaagatgaagcagaaacaaGAGCAGTAGCGGCTCGTCGAGGAAAAATATGAAGCAGGCCGCGATGGGGTTTCTCTTCcgttggtcgagggtttttcCGGCGGGCTAGGTGGCTGTCGCTACTGGTTTTCAGCATCTTCTGGTGGGGTGCGACGATGGCTGACTTCTCTTTGGTTCGTTTTTAACAGTTATCGTCCTTTTTTTCTGGTGAACTCGAAGGTTGAAGAACGGAGGGTCTGTTGGTGCGTCTCCTAGGTTAAGAAGATAAGAAACTAAGGGTGTGGAGAAGATGGAGTTTGTTGGAGCTGCTAGTTTTCGTTGGAGAAGATGGAGTTCGTTGGTGCGTCCGGCTGTGTCGAcattgggcagccatggttggaaggTTTGGAGCTTTGGGAAGATGAAGAAAGAAAGAGGGAGGGGCGGATCTCTTaggtttttttagggtttttgtttttgggtttcaacaagaaaaaatgaaaaatgggaggggttgggcggatggtttagttatggggcggaccgggtcgacccagtttagaatggaccgggtcatggggaaggttgggcaattttttgggcttgtggtttgaaattgaagaagaggcccaattccgattttctttatattttcgctctcttttcttcttttatttttctaaaactaaattataaaaatacttaaattattattaagaactaaattaagttataaaagcgcaaattaactcccaataacaattaacgcataattaagtaataattaagcataaaattgtatatttggacattaaatgctaaaaatgcaaacgatgcctatttttgtaatttttatttttttgtaaaacaaacttaattactaacaattgtagaattaaatcctacatgcaaaatgcgacatatttttgtatttttattaatttaacaaataaacatgcacagacaaatacaaataattattcaaaaatatcacaaaatatcacaaaattgcacaccaaggaaaatcattttatttttgaattttttgggagtaattctcatatagggcaaaaatcacgtgcttacaaccttCCTATATTGGACCCAGCTTCCCGGCATTGATTTCCCGAGTACTCTGAGTCACCTTTCTCAAAACCAAGTCTCCTACTTTGAAGTAGCAGAGATTGACCCTCCGATTAAAATATCATTCTATCATTTGCTTttgaggcaccatcctcatgcaTGCCAAGTCCCTGCATTCATTGAGCAAATCCACCTTCACCGATAGCGCCTCATTATTTTCTTCTTTGCTTGCTCGGGAAAAACGTAAAATTGGATTCCTTACTTCCACCGATATCAAAGCTTCCGTtccatatactagagagaaaggtgtttctcCCATGCTCGATTTTTCCATCATCCGATACGGCCATAGCACACCTGATAACTCTTTGGGCCATTTGCCTTTAGCAGCTTCTAacctctttttgaggttttggaCAATCACCTTATTGGTTGACTCCGCCTGTCCATTAGCGCTCGGATGGTACGGTGAAGATGTAAtccttttgattttcaaatcttccaaaaatTTTGTAACTTTTGAGCCTATGAATTGTGGTTTGTTATCGCAGGCAATCTCCTTCGGTATTCTGAATTGGCAGATTAAGTGGTCCCATAGGAAGTCGACCACTTGACGCTTACTAATATCATGGTAAGGAACTGtttcaacccatttagtgaaataattaGTTAAAATTAAAAGGAATCTTACCTTTCCCAAACCCGGTGGTAGCGGACCAactatatccatcccccatttcataaatggcca contains:
- the LOC138885971 gene encoding uncharacterized protein; amino-acid sequence: MLALCIVGTPTDGTLRFGTVSMAIYEMGDGYSWSATTGFGKVPYHDISKRQVVDFLWDHLICQFRIPKEIACDNKPQFIGSKVTKFLEDLKIKRITSSPYHPSANGQAESTNKVIVQNLKKRLEAAKGKWPKELSGVLWPYRMMEKSSMGETPFSLVYGTEALISVEVRNPILRFSRASKEENNEALSVKVDLLNECRDLACMRMVPQKQMIE